The genomic stretch tgcaataaggaaatcagagctttcgtagttcaacccactagggctgaaaagaaattgatttGAGGCAAGAGgaaatggatgattgagattGAAATGATTTGAATGGAATGATTGAGAATTGAATAGAATGAATAAtggatagacttgatagttactggatgatgagaatcacactaactttcaagtggagggagaagagtctttgtagttgtttcttgcattgatggtgatgaaaaccttatcaatcGTTAGATTCGAATTGCAATAAAGTCTATGAACGGAGGTGAATACGATAAGCGATGGGTCATACGtctcatacccaaagatactcagaatgggggtaggaatactccagtcccactccttctccattacttaaggctcgtatcgtacaacttgattcatgattgataagttgttgattATTGTCCTTGCTTTTGTTATTTTTGCTTTTTTTGTgagagacttgtcaatcgtatgGTTAAAATTATGCTAAAGTttatgaatagaggtgaatacgatgagcgctgggtcatacgtcccatacccaaagatactcagaatgggggtaggaatactccagtcccactccttctctattgcttaaggctcgtgccacacaCTTCTAACTTTGATTTGATAAGCTTTTGAAGATGtcacctttgatgtgcttgaataattTGCTGCTTGGTAcgactgaggatgccttgattgaagatcttgtcttgaggccttgagctccacaacttggaagaaaagtctcattaagtgaccaagggtcttttggccactcaaattagactgtgggattaaacaagttcaaaggatttaattaatcaaaattgcttttgatcaatttaatcatgggttttgTTTTAGTTTTAAGGGGAACTAAGTTTTGATCTAATtgaagttagtaattgttagaaactatcctgagggatcatgcattagaagTTGATCGAACATTCTAAGTTAGAAAGTTAGAAATCCTAAGGAAGCATGTAAAAATATTGATTAAAAGGCCTATGTTAAGTCCTACAATTATTAGGAAATGATTGAGTTCTAATCCTAAGGGGAGCATGCAATTTTAAcacaaaaataccaaaataagCCTAAAGGGTAGAATAGTCAATTGCAAAATATATCAAATTCTAACCATGGTTTAAAGTTGATTAAATCCTAAATATGAATTCTAATCCTAATGTTGAAAATGGGATGATTCTAAATTCAATCAAAGACCAATTAAAATCTAAGCAAGGTcctaattaaaattttaataagaagtcctaattaaaattctaataaAACCCTAATTAAAACTAAAATCCTAAAAATCAAGATTTTATTCCTAATTGTCAAAATTACCTAATTAATCTAATATTATCCTAATTAGCCTAATTACATTGCAAAAATCAGTTAAAAACTAAAagaaaaaatcaattaaaatggAGGTGTGAATTGAAAATGGGAGTGTAAAACAGAATTGGATCAATGGGCTTCAGAATGAGCCCAAAGCTGTTTTTTGGTGTAGGAAGCAATGTCAAAAAAGGATGGTGTATGAGCAAAAACAGGCATGGGCTACGTCTAAGCCCAAGGCCAAAACGAACACTTCCAGGGGGTGTATTGGAAACGTGTGGGGAATTAGTAAAAGGTATTAATGGGCTTGGTCATGCCCAGTTCTCATTTCCTTCACTAATTAAAGGGGTGTATTGGCAATGTGTGGTGTGTGGTAAGCAAATTGCATGGGCCTGGATGAAATTGAGCCCAAACTCCCTCTTGTCTAAGTCAACATAATTCAAATTCTCCTTCATGCGCGCATTCATCCCTCTCTCACCGTCCACTGTGGTTCACCGCGTCGGCGTCCGTCGTCGGCGCCGGTAGTGGCTTACACCTAAACACCactgtaacacccctttttcttGGGCTGTTACAACCACCACCATTGGATGTGCGATATCAAGATGAGTACGAATATGACAATGGAATTACGAAACAGCTCTTGTACCGGTTGAATCGAACCGCTGAACAAAGGAACCCTAACGATCTACAAGTCAAATTAAATGGCGTTCGGTGGAGATCAATCCCTAATACTATGGGGGTTCTACTCCCTAACCTAAGTGCTACGTCTTGGTGAGCTCAGAACGAGAAAACGATATGGAATAATAAATGACATACtggagaagatgatcggagaATCCAATGGTAAGCTTTCTGACCTTgattctttcttcttcttcttcttttcgtctctttcttcttcttctgaactgTATCAATGCAGAGTGAGAGTATGGTGGTTTAGCTCAAGCAAAATTAAATCTTCAaggtgaagcttcaatggcttctATGAGAGAGAAATAGAGCTCTGGTGAGGGCGAGGGAAGAAATTGCAGAGAGAATTCGCACAGATTCACACAAGGTTCAAAGATTCTCAAAATGAGAGAGGTGAATTGTTTAAATAGAGTTTAGGTTTGGAGTTTGGTTAGGCTAGGAATGAGGTTAGGAGTTAGTTAAATGTGGTTAGGAGTTAGTTGAACATGACTCACTGAGTTGATAGCAAACTCAGTTAGTTAGGGATTTTGAAATTGAAACTAGTTTTATGAACTTGAGCTTTATTAGAATATCTCTTAGAATAGACATAATACACTTTGTATAAGGTGTTACTGGCAACTGTCAGTTTAGATACAGTGGTGACCTACTATCATAGGTCACTCTGTTTTGCATCTATATAAGGCAAACAGTGACCTAGCTTGTGTTGAGTTTTTCCAAAACAGAATTCTGTTATCAAAGAATGAAAATTTTCATTATGATTTCTATGAACTCTATCATGGTATCAGTTTAGTCAGTTACGATCCATGGCGTCATCCCTGTCGTCATGTTCACCGTCTTCCGCTCATATTACATCCCCAACCTTGCCGTCGGCGGCGGCGGTGATTGATGAATCACGCCGCTTGCAGTTCGCTCTCAAGATCGCGTACAAGCTTGATGAGAAAAATTTTCATCTCTGGCGCCAACAAGTGGAGCCATATATCAACGCGCACAACCTCACCGATCTTGTTTGCACTCAAATTCCACCGAAATTCGTGAACGATGAAGCTCGTCGTCAAGGTACGATCAGTCCTACGTACTCGTCGTGGCTTCAGAAGGATCAATTGCTCTTGTCTTGGTTGCAATCGACGCTTTCGAGCGAGATCCTGTCACGTGTTCTTGGATGCACGCATTCACATCAACTTTGGGATCGGTTGTTCAATTATTTCCAGAAGCAGACTCGCGCGCGTGCACGTCAACTTCGCGTTGAATTGCGTGCTTCAACTCTTGATTCGCAATCGGTTTCTGATTATCTATTGAAAATTCATACGATTGTGGATGTGTTGGCATCGATTGGTGATCCATTTCCAGTCACGCATCACATCGATGTCATTCTTGAAGGCCTTCCTAGTGAGTATGCTTCTGTAGTTTCTGTTGTTGAAAGCAAGTTTGGAGATATGGATTTGGATGAAGTGGAAATCCTTCTGATTGCTCATGAATTGAGGCTGAACAAGTTCAAGAAGCAATCAGTCCCTGATCTGGCTTCGCTTAATCTCACTCATGCCACGTCTCAACCTACCTCTCCTGACACTACTCAATCTGGATACACTGATTCTTCTCCTTCCAATCCTCCCTCTCATACTCCTGAACCTGATTATTCCAGTTTTAGAGGTGGAAGGTTCAATATAGGAGGTAAAAGTGGAAGAGGTAGAGGTGGCAGAAACTCTGGAATACAATGTCAGGTTTGTTCCAAAGTTGGACACTCAGCCCTCAACTGTTGGCACAGGTTCAACCAACAGTTCCAGCCTCAGTCTTATTATGGAAGTCCTTATAACACTGCTCCTTAGTCCACTCCTCAAATGCCTTATGGACAATTTCCTGCAAATGTGTGGACAAGGCCTACAACTCCTCAAGCAAAGCCTGCTATGTCTTTGGCTCCTAGCACTTTCATTGCTAATGCTGCTCCTTCAACCTCTGCTGCATCCTGGTATCCAGACTCAGGTGCTTCATTTCATGTTACCAATGATGCTAACAACATTCAACAAGTCACTTCTTTTGAGGGACCTGATCAGATTTATATAGGCAATGGGCAAGGTCTACCTATTGACTCTACTGGTTCTAGCCATTTCCTCTCAACTTATCAACCTCACACACCTCTCACACTTAAAAATCTTTTACATGTTCCATCCATCACTAAAAATCTTATCAGTGTCAGCAAATTTTACAGTGATAATCATGTTTATTTTTTATTCACAGCTGATACTTGTGTTGTCAAACCTCAGGTGTCTAATGTTGTCCTCCTGGTTGGTAAAGTTGGCTCAGATGGTCTTTATTAGTTCCCTCTGCTTAATGTCTCCAGTCCTGCCATGTCTTTAGTTTCTGCAAATAAAGTTGTACCTAGCATCAATGCTACTAGTATTTCTCCTAATTTGTTCAATGTATGGCATTTAAGATTAGGCCACCCTAATGTCAATACTCTAAAGCTTGTGCTTCAAAGCTGTAATATTTCCTTCAATAATAAAAGTCATGATCATTTCTGTTCTGCTTGTTGTGCTGGCAAAGCTCATAGACTTCATTCCCCATCTTCACACACTTCTTACAATTTTCCTCTAGAACTTGTCTACTGTGATATTTGGGGTCCCTCACCTCAACCATCTACTCAAGGGTTTAGTTACTATATCTCTTTTGTGGATGCCTTTTCTAGATTCACTTGGATTTATCTACTTAAATCCAAAGCTGAAGCACTCCGTATTTTCAAACAGTTCAAAACTTTAGTGGAACTTCAACTTGGACACTCTATTAAAGTTGTCCAGTCAGATTGGGGTGGAGAATTCAGACCCTCCAGCAAATTCCTCACTGAACTGGGAATAGTACACAGAGTTATATGCCCTCATACTCATCATCAGAATGGGGTAGTTGAACGAAAACATAGGCACATTGTGGATTTGGGCCTTACACTGTTGAGTCAAGCTTCATTATCTCTAACCTACTAGGATTTTGCTTTCTCTACTGCAGTCTATTTAATTAATAGACTTCCCTCTGCTTCCATTCAGTCTCAGGTTCCTTATTGCCTACTTTTTAAATCTATGCCGGATTATAAATTCCTCAAAGTTTTTGGTTGTGCCTGCTTCCCTTTGTTTGAGACCTTATAATGCTCATTAACTTGAGTTCAGATCTCATGAATGCTTATTCCTTGGTTATTCTGCTTCTCACAAAGGTTATAAGTGTTTGTCACCTTCTGGTAGGTTGTACATCTCAAAAGATGTACTCTTTAATGAGTCAAGATTCCCATACTTAGAGTTGTTCACCACCAAGGTTGTACCTCCTGTTTCAATTTCGTCAAAATCCAACTCTGTGTCCTCTTTGCAATCTCTGTTACCTCAATCAGGCCTTCCAAAACCAATTCCTATTTCTGCCATTCCCTTTACTCCCACTCCAAATGATCTGGCAGCTTCTAATGAATCTAGTCAGCAGTTTTCCCTTGATAGTCCTGTTCTGGAACCTGAGCCTGCTGTGTCTGACTCTACCACTAGTCTTACTTCTAGATCTGACTTTGTATCCTCATCCATTGTTGCATCTAAGGCCTTAATCCCTTCTAATGTTGTTCCAGTTTCTAAGATTCTTGTAAATGCGCATTCTATGCAAACTAGAGCAAAGTCTGGGTTTGTTCAACCTAAATTACTTCTCACTCACGCTGAACCTAAATCTGTCAAACAAGCTCTTGCTGATGCTAAATGGAAAGAAGcaatgcaggcagaatttgaggCGCTTTCTCATAACAAGACTTGGTCCCTTGTTTCCCTTCCTCCCAACAGGAAGGCCATTGGCTGCAAGTGGGTTTTTCGCATAAAAGAAAATCCTGATGGCAGTGTTAGCCGTTATAAGGCTCGCTTGATTGCTAAGGGTTTTCATCAAAAGCAAGGGTTTGATTTTAATGAGACATTTTCTCCAGTTGTGAAGCCGGTTACCATCAGGCTGATTCTCACTATTGCACTCACTAAAAGTTGGTCAATTCAGCAGCTTGATGTTAACAATGCCTTCTTAAATGGTCTGTTAACTGAAGAAGTGTACATGGAGCAGCCACCTGGATTTGTGGACTCTAACGCCTCTCTAGTTTGCAAACTGCATAAAGCCCTTTATGGTCTTAAACAGGCCCCCAGACAGTGGTTTGAACGGTTGCAAACTGCCCTTGTTAACCTCCATTTTAAACCCAGCAGGTGTGACCCTTCTCTTTTCATTCTTCGTTCAGCTGGCCACACTGTCTACATTTtggtatatgttgatgatataatcaTCACTGGTAACAGTCCTTCTCTTTTAAAGGACATTATTGCTAAGTTAAATTCTGCCTTCTCCCTCAAGCATCTGGGTACCTTGGATTACTTTCTTGGCATTAAAGTTAAAGCTGCTGCCCAAGGTTCATTACTGTTGACTCAGTCCAAGTACCTCAGAGACCTACTGCACAAAACCCACATGTCTGAATGCAGTTCAGTTCATTCACCTATTCAATCAACTTGCAAGCTTACTAAAACTGGCTCTCCAGCCTTGGCAGATCCCTTCATGTATAGGTCTGTAGTAGGAGCACTTCAATATGCCACTATTACTCGATCTAACATTGCCTATGCTGTAAACAAGGTTTGTCAGTTCATGTCTCATCCTTTGGAGACTCACTGGGCTGCAGTAAAAAGAATTCTCCGATATCTCAAGGGCACCATCCATTATGGGTTACATATTTCTCCTCACTCACCTAATCAACTACCTTCTCTAAGGGTGTTTTGTGATGCCGACTGGGCCTCAGACCCAGATGACAGGAGAAGCACTTCTGGTGCTGCAATATACTTTAGAGGTAATTTAGTTTCTTGGTGGTCCAAAAAGCAACAGGTTGTTGCCAGGTCCAGCACAGAAGCTGAGTACATAAGTCTAGCTCAAGCAACTGCTGACCTTCTCTGGCTGCAAACTCTTTTACAGGAATTATCTATCCCTACTCAACAGCCCCTTGTTTTGTGTGACAACCAATCTGCTGCGTTGTTAGCACACAATCCCATATTACATTCAAGAACTAAGCACATGGAGATTGATCTTTTCTTTGTAAGGAAAAAGGTTCTAGCTAAACAACTTACTGTGGCCCACATTCCAGGTGTTGATCAAATTGCTGATGCCCTCACCAAGCCTCTACCTTCAACCAAGTTTCTGGAGTTAAGGCACAAACTCAGGGTTGCAAGCTCCCCATGAATTTGTGGGGGGTATTAGAATATCTCTTAGAATAGACATAATACACTTTGTATAAGGTGTTACTGGCAGCTGCCAGTTTAGATATAGTGGTGACCTGCTATCACAGGTCACTCTGTTTTGCATCTATATAAGGCAAACAGTGACCTAGCTTGTGTTGAGTTTTTCCAAAATAGAATTCTGTTATCAAAGAATGAAAAGTTTCATTATGAACTCTATCAAGCTTtaagttagttcttttttggttggttaaaaatccatttgaattGGTTAGTTGAGTGTTAGCAAACTCTGCTATTAAACTTTGTTATGCTTTGTTAAATCATCAAATGGACTGCTGATATGAACCGATAAATGCAATGccttggactgtttatgcatgcGTATTGTTGATGTAGTTGATAGATGTTTCGGTCTTGTTGTTAATTTCGTAGCAATTCCGCAGGTTGATACAATTGGGAACCCGACCGTCAAGCAAACCCTGCATACTGTCATACTGAATTATCCAAGGGAAATGATGTGTTAGGTCCACTGATTTCAGCATTGGCTTCAATGATGTTAATGGCCCTTTGTCAGTTACATTTTTCTATCCCTTTCAACAAGAGTTGCTTCCTTTGTTCATGTATGTTATCCGCAAAACCAGGACTATATTTGTTAAGATAAACAGGGTGATAACTTTTCCTTATCCTTGGCCTCCGTCACCGTATGTCTTTTGTTCGGTCAAGTTCCAGTATCACAACGCACTTTGGAAACAGCTTAGTAGACCATGGACTTCTCTCGTCGACATTTGCTACTTCTCCTCATAGGTAATCTGGAGTTCATCTCTTTATCCGACGAAAGGATTGAGTCCAAGCTATTTTGGATTTCATCCTCTAAAGCTTTCTTATAAGTAAATTCTGTTAAGGTATTATTTTTCTATTCTACAACGAATCTCCCACTTTTGAATGGATCCCGTTTATTTTGAATTGCATTTTGGCTCCAAAGAGTTTTCGTGGTTCACAACGCTTGTGACGACACTTATTTAACAATCTCACGGATCAAATGTGGTGAAAAAAGATGACATCATCGTCCAACGTTCCATACTGTGACTTAATACAAAGCAGCACCCCCATGATAAATCGCAGCCCATTCTTGTTTTATTTGTCATCAGCAACAAAAGGGTAGGGTAAAAATGCGGTGAACTGTTGCATGCTACTGAGTGTTTGGAACATGGAATTGGGATGATGAAGTGACATATTATTCTTGGGTTTCTAGGTTGGATTGGATGTGAATCCAGCTTCTAGTTAATTCATATTGAGTATGGCTTTCGTGCGTACCCCGCCTGGTGGTATGAAACAAGAGGCTTGTCGTCGCGAGATGACCAGCTGCAACACCATTCAAAAAACAGAATGCATCTGTCGGATCCAAATCTGCCAACTCCGGTCATCCGGCTTTACTTGCGAACATCCCCCACGAGATGTGGGACAAGTTCCAATGCTAACAGGTAATCACCCTTACTTACACATAGATTTAACAATTGCGCACAATCTTGGATGAGCTTTATGACTGCAGGTTAAATTGGTTTCATAGGCATGATGGTCAACGCCGCGGAGTTGGTATTACAGCCGGTTTTCTCTTATATGCCCTGCTGTTGACGTAAAGCCGCGATGTCGCTGAATGTTAGGTTGTGATTAATACTATCAATATACTCATGCTGGTATTTGCAATGATTGTTGAGTAAGATTTATGGCGGCTTATGTGAATTTGCTTTGGATGACTTGCTGCAGGTTTTTGTGAGGCTAGTCATGGCTTGTTGTTGCAGGACGTGGTGCCTTGTTGGACATAATTGATGACGAACCAGAACTATAGCATGGAAGAGCGCAGTTTTCCGGGTCGTGGGGTGACACAACAGGCAGGGAGAGACCTTTTGAACCCAGGTCACAGTGCTTTGGTGGAGGCTATGTTGGTTCGGCAGACGATACGGGATGACCTGGTTTCAACGGCACTGTTTTGTATCGACGACTGTAGCCGCTGAAGCAGGATGCTCCACCTGCTGCAATTGCTGCTGCTGCAAAATCTGGTGGAAGTGTGAGTGCCGTGTGTTTGGATCATGATCGGCATATACAAGCTTCGGACCCAATTCATGAATGAGTGATAAGTCTCTTTCTACTGTCCTATCAGCAGGGTCAACCAAAAGTGTTGGCTTGTTAACACATGATGCTTTAATGTTACAATAAATAGAAACTGAATGAAATTGGTTTGGTATTGAAATTGGTTTAACTGTATTTCGGATGCATTAGTAATTGAATGGAAGTTAGTTATGTTAGTGAAATTTAGCTGGTTTAAGTTAATCGGATTGTGGTTATTGCTGCAGGTTTCTACGTTGTGAAGTTGAACCAAGAGCTATCACCTTGCTGCTGCAACATTATACGCGGCGTGAAGACTTTGATAGTGCACTAGGGATCAAGTGTTGGTTGCGAACGTGTAATGGTGAGTTAAGTTACATCAAATGGGGTTTGGATAGTGATAGCTAGTATGAGATTGTAGGTGACTTAATTGTTCGATTAACTAGCAAACCGTTGATTTATTAGTGGCAATGCTTTTGAATTGAGTTATGAAACTTGCTTGAATTGTTTAACTCAATTAGTACTTTTGCAACATTTGAAGTAGCAACGTTAGACTCAAATTATGTTAGAGTTTTTTTTTATTCATGTTAGTTATCGGATTAAATATTTGGAAGATTGTTATGTGAAGTTGCCGTCAAGGACTTGCTTGAATCTTGAGATGGCGATGTACTTGCTTTAAAAATAAGTAAAATGTGAGAAATGGTTTTGAATGATTTATGATGTAATGGAACTTTGGAATGAATTTGACATTCTGCTAAAAATATTCCTTCTGCAGGTCGAAAAGTATGCAGGTTGATTAGAACTGAAAGGCAGGTTGTTTTGCCGTTTCTTGGCCTTTTGGCTGTTGGCTATGCTGCAATGAAAGTTTGGAAGGCTCGCATTTGCAGCTTCACGTCATAACTGTTTCGTTTCCGCTTTGGCCATAGTTATTTGCATTAGGATATAGGCAATGGGTGTAATAGGGTGAATTATATTTATCATGGGTTAGAGTTAGATATTTGGACTTGGACAAGGGTCTTGGATTATGTAGAAGGATAGTGGTTCAAATGTTATGATTAATTAGGGATTTAGTTGTATTATAATGTGTTTTACTGAAGAATTGGGTTCTGATAATGTGTAGCTTTCGGCGTTTGGAGTTGGTACATATGTTTTGGCATTTAGCTGCCGTTGTTCGTTTCAACGCATTTCGACCTGTTTCCGTTTTGGACATGGCATATATGGCACCGAACCTTCACCCGTACCTGCATTTCCTTTATTGTCTTACTTGGTATAATGTGACTTGGGTTAAAGTGGGCCTAAGGATATTGGGCCTAAAAATCAAAGGAGACAATTCTAGCAATTTAAAATGGACCTCCAAGAAAAATTCAATATTAAGAAGTTAATGACTTCTACAATCAATTCACATTTCAAAATTGACTCGAGATCAAAACTAACTTGAATCTCTACCATCCCTTTGATTTAAGATCAATTTGAACCATAATCAATTCTGAAATTAAAACTAGCTTGGCACTTGAATCCATTTGAAACCAAAATCAATATGTCACAGTGATGAATCCAATATCTACATGCAGTAGACTAACAAATAATCACAAGGCTTTTAAGTCAAGCAAATCAAATGACTCAAGTTTAAAGGAAACTCTTTATGCTTGTGGAACACGTCATGCAAGACCTTGGACATTAGATGACATGAACTGCGATGATACATATTATCACTACATATATAATAATGAATGAATAACTGTGAACGAGAATGGACCAGGGCCCCATGAATGGAAGCGTAATGGTACTGATGAATCATGAAACATGTAGTCGAGAATCAAATGGTTGACTTTGGATGAGCATGGACCCATGAGTGAAATGAGGCACAAAACCAAGTGGATAACTAGACAACCAGATATGTGTTAAATTTCAAAGATCAAGGCGTGATCATGCTTGATCAAATGCCTCAGAAAAAAATAATTCACCATGCAAGTGAAAATGCCAAGAAGTTAGGGTTCCCAAATCAAAGCACACCACCGTATGGAACCTctccaattagggtttcctgCCAATCCCAAGATCAAGGTACAAGTTATCTAATCCGATTTCGCAAACCAAAAGGTCTTCAAATGCCATGAACCGAGCAATTAGGGAAAACCACAATCCTCAAGCCAAATCCCTGATTTTATCAACCATGAGCCTTGAATCTATGATACTCGTTAGcaagtgttaatcatgaatgaatgatgtgTATGAATGAGACATGCATGATGGCAAATGGGTCTCAGGTTACGGGTTAGATGAAAAAGCAAAAATGaggggcaaattttggggtactacACCTACCATGCCAAAGAACTTATGAATGCTGCAACATTAACTCAACATCTAACTGATGATTTCTCTCTTCTATAGTAAAAGTTCTAATAAGGTAGGTGGTTGTGTTTCAGCGTGAATTGGTTCGGATGGTGGAGGGTCAAATGTGGTTGTGTTTGGGTCTTCTGTGGGCGACGAAGTGACTTCTGATTCATGAATGGACTGCGTTGCctgttgagaggccagagcacgtGTTTGGAGCTGAGCCAGAATTGGGGAGTGAGGGTCAGATGGTTCAATGTCTAAGGAAAGGTTATAGTAAGGTGGTGATTCTGGAgaagaagatgaggaaggtgAAGTTGTTTCGTTTAGCATTTCTGCTTCCGAAATGGGTAGAGAGGTGGTGGCCAGGTTAAATTTTTGAGAGGGTTGGTTAGATGGTCTGGTGGTTGAGAGAGGAGTTTCTGAGTTAGTGTATATGGGTGTTGGTTGGGGGATAGAGGAAGCAATGGGTTTAACTTGTACAAAAGGAGGGAGAGAGACAAACTTACCAGAAGATCCAGTCAGAGGTACTAGAGGTCTTGATCCAGAGGATTCTCCCAGCTTTGCTTTCTTCGCCTGCTTCGCCTTCTCAGATGGTCCTCGTGGTCGCTTCATGAAGTTTGGGGGACATTCTGGAAGCCAGTCTAAGTTGAAGTCTGAGAACTCTACTCCTTGTTTTCGCAGATCATCTAAGTAATACATGActa from Lathyrus oleraceus cultivar Zhongwan6 chromosome 7, CAAS_Psat_ZW6_1.0, whole genome shotgun sequence encodes the following:
- the LOC127100654 gene encoding uncharacterized protein LOC127100654, whose amino-acid sequence is MSFVRSSSSITTHFGNSLVDHGLLSSTFATSPHRFLRCEVEPRAITLLLQHYTRREDFDSALGIKCWLRTCNGRKVCRLIRTERQVVLPFLGLLAVGYAAMKVWKARICSFTS